The following proteins come from a genomic window of Sardina pilchardus chromosome 1, fSarPil1.1, whole genome shotgun sequence:
- the LOC134099291 gene encoding protein TASOR-like (The sequence of the model RefSeq protein was modified relative to this genomic sequence to represent the inferred CDS: added 562 bases not found in genome assembly) → MGSDEAMERDDRPKEGLMELVLPGSAAFDDGILPPLHNSYLYDDSRKSFLYNSAHLINNVALQTRYAAFRAEKKECGYTDKELEETFGFLLFDDENKATALGDGGLLTGHSTCSTLGDPTKGVYVSKYSDCLDFKPWYSGKSGHIAIIKLTKGRVKEVTENYTLKFTPPTPGFDCHESEQIRTVTAATSSFLALERTQYYVYEISNKGEDTERCPRHVYPFAIVEFSYGKAETANPETTEESDEKTVSFDYKPWTGQLSIESFVFDIGLKSHSGALIPAKLPEMLSGERVISIADLKALLPKEVFETCFSGDLFVGGKCCSLYEVIPSDEDDSGLSILIDELKEKELALVFLLSDSGVFVMLHSTYFLSYEDANSEEIDALYGLFIFPDSHTIQKDTKSMHKRSALSSRVSRVLPALNYAETEVEKSAPEQRREIRALFEQHLKNYGTLIQPGMQNSPHREASMFPDQYDVPCVFKQLFPLPKWTDVARLKVTMYFDDPDSFEIPVKRAAELMHQQQNRDDPDDEVYYYISSPEPEEVSDAPVNTSTETPLEPEDDVPAGVPSDVAADESTEESTSPSDNASCAALSEDLLKANTQESPQEQETVSPQSPVPNGVGSSDELSPENHDGDYPEGSPMSELAPGEDNSISDTEAPGTPLKGDKPPQGDDIESCVGVESATEKLPESNGQSSSLPASGCMQPADLAKDLLSAKEGASSSLCKKLEKPLEEGTDDTAAVTCQNDTEKLHSDQMTVVCEQGLAESNSKSLLEVQKVLEVVLHSVCVSSLSGKPPSTPEGLIKDNESGTRTEKALSVVNSVDTEQQKKGRGRKKVAAKITSETDTVGSLDASKDCGKDSTPSDQKPSDDLSLSNFANHDVSKTLCPSKMEDSPSTSLIAESQKPLRIEVNGPIDSQAGDHPSAEISTDASEKEEISPVTVSKSSTDKVSAAELDVCAEKPLELQSTSVPSDATETGDPTAEVSAENNSLHDSSSVSHGPSLPSDILPKPEKDTAASVSPSPKVVKTTLASEVAGFCTDILPAEGDSPAEMLREKQGSEVAVSELNLSNTEMSKDGVEPALSLGDKSDQSAGEHNSELMSSETLQSAEREVKRDLYGTKLTPSSDAAEVIEVTENRAPNVSPKPLVQEETGDDKPPETEDKAPVKPDWRTLPRRRRRGRPKRLLRILRKSKTTSNQQTAQTTSNQLTSKTTSKQQMSPSISPTTVVPTETDNVENKEEVQELPSLENDHSSLSTQNKEVLPCVDEVVSLIKKSVPFESWEHNYSQTSETSTEISSAGKGKEGKTLRKRNRKEHPKLASPDCTSKQGVDEPSVEIIIASKQVHRLKRKLVLGSLNHDLRTVITDCGSVFVPHGSEVLPQDVELVRKRHKSGNYGKGLNRTGPHGGSPESPKDPLCGEGKPKECLTLKDTTDLRCAMNVSGFQVAQIGNNPAGHRGELDIFPAFVLELDSNHPTSVTVAEQENLMEETDGSVALLSSGKESSANMGADDPQATKADAARTAESTGLHKPKRKKSSTYTVIPISELKTVFRAGKRSSSSGPESPKGLDLSCPKPDSKRLKSSGEGNITDGCSEESSPASVAGGDQGKESLSNDVVPSSEMASTSTKKYSKLLKKWQKINSKDIFRDQGAPSNPSAPSDLLDITCPEELQGAEDGILVQIQLESANEPWGKKKTARRGRADDAAGPSSCKKPCASGFRKQRDIVQKGESIEISRQWEETYDFSLDSKFRKNARDETVLRALHGPWDFKIKDSDEEIHLIFHMWIGLFYSKSAPRFFHLDSDFSPPEEGVGVGGSKSPRDVHLQLAAAEFSKASATSTPRGTTNPIGTTSMFMKALPPRMPPFESFVLPAEDVCPKASGSQPQPWPESPSCEVLDLSLKSCKALDLTCTPSSTPGVESASGEGGSGQSGEVYCDGPLDLRIEPVCARAQPQLKVGEETCDTVGTTDESKNTTTDTICTNIDTSCPSDLSEKTKVDFFDRLREDQNPVVTQDGEIKYRFFILATSEDPFFRETKERLESAGHVPVEPDQFELETCSHSSPLLIIVRNEDIAEHICEVPHLLELKKSSGVVFAGVDRPDDIQNLTHEELFSKGGFLMFDAASLKKLTLESMKRTTSFLEELSRKGKWKWCLHYRDSRGLREEARTNEDARGRKQFLDSCQEAGLVEVLPYHDCDVMSQERPDYLRCLVRLQVQNATRRFPEV, encoded by the exons ATGGGGTCGGACGAAGCTATGGAACGAGACGACAGACCAAAAGAAG GTCTTATGGAGCTTGTTCTTCCTGGTTCCGCAGCATTCGATGATGGAATTTTACCGCCTTTGCACAACTCTTACTTGTATGACGACTCTAGGAAGTCGTTTCTGTACAATTCTGCGCATCTCATAAACAATGTGGCACTTCAGACGCGA TATGCTGCCTTTCGAGCAGAGAAGAAAGAATGTGGTTACACAGACAAAGAACTGGAAGAGACCTTCGGCTTCCTGCTGTTTGATGATGAAAACAAG GCCACTGCACTTGGAGATGGTGGACTTCTTACGGGACACAGCACATGTTCAACGCTTGGGGATCCCACAAAGG GTGTGTATGTATCTAAATACTCCGACTGCTTGGACTTCAAACCATGGTACAGTGGGAAGTCGGGCCACATAGCCATCATCAAGCTCACCAAG GGCCGAGTAAAAGAGGTGACGGAGAACTACACCCTAAAGTTCACGCCTCCGACCCCGGGGTTCGACTGCCACGAGTCGGAGCAGATCAGAACAGTCACGGCTGCCACCAGTTCATTCTTGGCTTTGGAAAGAACACAG TATTACGTGTACGAGATTTCAAACAAAGGCGAGGACACAGAAAGGTGCCCGCGGCATGTCTACCCATTTGCAATCGTGGAATTCTCTTACGGCAAAGCAGAGACCGCCAACCCAGAGACAACGGAGGAAag CGATGAGAAAACTG TGTCGTTTGATTACAAGCCTTGGACAGGCCAGCTGTCGATTGAGTCCTTTGTGTTCGACATTGGACTGAAGTCCCACAGTGGAGCTTTGATACCTGCAAAACT cCCAGAGATGCTGAGTGGGGAGCGTGTGATCAGCATTGCAGACCTGAAGGCGCTGTTACCAAAGGAagtgtttgaaacctgtttttCTGGAGACC TTTTTGTGGGAGGAAAATGCTGCAGTCTTTACGAGGTAATCCCTTCGGATGAGGATGACTCCGGCCTCTCTATCCTCATCGACGagctgaaagagaaagaattg GCCCTTGTTTTTCTGTTGAGTGATTCTGGAGTCTTCGTTATGTTACATTCAACATACTTCTTGTCTTATGAAG ATGCAAATTCTGAGGAAATTGATGCTTTGTATGGCCTGTTCATATTCCCGGACTCACATACAATACAGAAAG ATACCAAGAGTATGCATAAAAGATCAGCGCTGTCGTCGAGGGTCAGCCGGGTCCTGCCGGCTCTGAACTACGCCGAGACGGAGGTGGAAAAGTCGGCTCCGGAACAGCGCAGGGAGATCCGAGCGCTGTTCGAGCAGCACCTGAAGAACTACGGCACTCTAATCCAGCCAGGGATGCAGAACAGCCCTCACAGAGAAGCCAGCATGTTCCCCGACCAGTACGACGTCCCCTGCGTTTTCAAGCAGCTCTTCCCGCTGCCCAAGTGGACGGACGTCGCCAGGCTGAAGGTGACGATGTACTTCGACGACCCCGACTCGTTTGAGATCCCTGTGAAAAGGGCCGCAGAGTTGATGCACCAGCAGCAGAACCGGGACGACCCGGACGACGAGGTGTACTACTACATCTCATCCCCGGAACCGGAAGAAGTGTCTGACGCACCGGTCAACACCAGCACGGAGACCCCTCTAGAACCCGAGGACGACGTACCCGCAGGCGTACCTTCTGATGTTGCTGCAGATGAATCAACGGAAGAAAGCACCTCTCCGTCTGATAATGCGAGTTGTGCTGCTCTTTCGGAAGATCTTTTGAAGGCAAACACACAAGAATCTCCCCAAGAACAAGAGACAGTCAGTCCCCAGTCCCCGGTGCCTAACGGGGTTGGGTCCTCTGATGAGCTGTCGCCAGAGAATCACGATGGCGACTATCCAGAGGGCTCTCCTATGTCTGAGCTTGCTCCTGGAGAGGACAATAGTATTTCTGACACAGAAGCTCCTGGTACTCCACTTAAGGGGGATAAACCTCCCCAAGGTGATGACATAGAGAGTTGTGTAGGGGTTGAGTCTGCCACAGAGAAATTACCAGAGAGTAATGGTCAATCGAGTTCATTGCCAGCATCTGGATGTATGCAGCCTGCTGACTTGGCCAAGGACTTGCTCAGTGCAAAGGAAGGTGCCAGCAGTTCACTCTGTAAGAAGTTAGAGAAACCTCTAGAAGAAGGGACTGATGACACTGCAGCAGTGACCTGTCAGAATGACACTGAAAAGCTTCACTCTGATCAGATGACAGTTGTCTGTGAACAAGGTCTAGCAGAAAGTAACAGCAAGTCACTCTTAGAAGTACAGAAAGTCCTAGAGGTAGTACTACACAGTGTCTGCGTTTCATCCTTATCTGGTAAGCCTCCCTCAACTCCAGAAGGGTTAATAAAGGACAATGAGTCTGGAACTCGCACAGAAAAAGCCCTCAGTGTTGTAAACAGTGTAGACacagaacaacagaaaaaaggTAGAGGCAGGAAAAAAGTAGCGGCAAAAATCACCAGCGAAACCGACACTGTCGGCAGCCTTGATGCGTCAAAAGATTGTGGCAAAGACAGCACACCGTCTGACCAGAAGCCCAGCGATGACCTGTCTTTATCCAATTTTGCTAACCACGATGTATCTAAGACCCTGTGTCCATCTAAAATGGAAGACAGCCCTTCCACTTCACTCATTGCAGAGTCCCAGAAACCTCTACGAATTGAGGTCAATGGACCCATCGACAGCCAGGCTGGGGATCATCCCTCTGCAGAAATATCAACTGATGCAAGTGAGAAGGAGGAAATCTCACCAGTGACTGTTTCTAAATCAAGTACCGACAAAGTGTCTGCAGCTGAACTTGATGTATGTGCAGAGAAGCCTCTGGAATTGCAGTCTACCAGCGTGCCTTCTGATGCAACTGAGACAGGTGACCCGACTGCAGAGGTATCGGCAGAAAACAATTCTTTGCATGATTCGTCATCAGTCTCACACGGGCCTTCTCTTCCGTCTGATATCTTGCCTAAGCCTGAAAAAGACACAGCTGCCAGCGTTTCCCCCAGTCCAAAAGTAGTGAAAACTACACTGGCATCAGAGGTTGCCGGCTTTTGTACGGACATTCTTCCTGCAGAAGGTGATTCCCCTGCAGAGATGTTAAGGGAAAAGCAAGGGTCTGAGGTGGCAGTCTCTGAGTTGAATCTATCTAATACAGAGATGAGCAAAGATGGAGTAGAACCTGCGTTGTCCTTGGGAGATAAGTCTGACCAGTCAGCAGGTGAGCACAACTCAGAACTGATGTCTTCAGAGACACTTCAGTCTGCTGAACGAGAGGTGAAACGGGATTTATATGGTACAAAATTGACACCCAGTTCTGATGCTGCAGAGGTGATTGAGGTGACTGAGAACAGAGCACCCAATGTCAGTCCAAAACCGTTAGTTCAGGAGGAAACTGGTGATGACAAACCTCCTGAAACGGAGGATAAAGCTCCAGTCAAACCAGACTGGAGGACTCTGCCTCGCCGTCGCCGCCGAGGACGGCCGAAGAGACTCCTGAGAATCCTGAGAAAGTCAAAGACAACCTCAAATCAACAGACGGCACAGACCACCTCAAACCAACTGACATCAAAGACGACCTCAAAACAACAAATGTCACCTAGTATTAGTCCAACCACCGTCGTTCCAACAGAAACGGACAATGTTGAAAATAAGGAAGAGGTACAGGAACTACCCTCTTTAGAAAATGACCATTCGAGTTTGTCAACGCAGAACAAGGAAGTTTTGCCTTGTGTGGATGAGGTGGTTTCATTGATTAAAAAGTCTGTGCCCTTTGAAAGTTGGGAGCACAATTATTCTCAGACGTCCGAAACCTCCACGGAAATATCTTCTGCTGgcaaagggaaggagggaaagactCTTCGCAAACGCAACAGGAAGGAACATCCGAAGCTGGCCTCACCAGACTGTACATCAAAGCAGGGTGTGGACGAGCCCTCCGTGGAGATTATCATCGCGTCCAAACAAGTCCACCGCCTTAAAAGAAAATTAGTCCTGGGCAGTTTGAACCATGACCTGAGGACTGTCATCACCGattgtgggagtgtgtttgtccCCCATGGCTCTGAAGTGCTCCCCCAGGATGTGGAGTTGGTGAGGAAGAGGCATAAATCGGGTAACTATGGGAAGGGATTGAACAGAACAGGGCCTCATGGAGGGTCACCAGAGTCTCCAAAAGATCCCCTTTGTGGTGAGGGTAAACCTAAAGAGTGCCTTACACTGAAGGACACAACAGATCTCCGTTGTGCGATGAATGTATCGGGCTTTCAAGTTGCTCAAATAGGTAACAATCCCGCTGGGCACAGGGGGGAGTTGGATATATTTCCCGCGTTCGTGTTAGAGTTGGATAGTAACCACCCGACTTCGGTAACTGTCGCAGAACAAGAGAATCTGATGGAGGAAACTGATGGAAGTGTTGCACTTTTGAGTTCTGGAAAGGAGTCGTCCGCCAATATGGGTGCAGATGACCCGCAGGCAACAAAAGCGGACGCGGCCAGAACCGCGGAGTCCACAGGGCTTCACAAACCCAAGAGGAAGAAAAGCTCGACGTACACAGTAATTCCCATCAGTGAGCTAAAAACAGTGTTCAGGGCAGGGAAAAGGAGTAGCTCTTCCGGTCCAGAGAGTCCGAAAGGACTTGATCTCAGTTGCCCTAAACCTGACTCCAAGAGACTGAAGAGTAGTGGCGAAGGCAACATCACTGATGGGTGCAGTGAGGAATCTAGCCCTGCCTCGGTAGCAGGTGGTGACCAGGGCAAGGAATCATTGTCTAATGATGTAGTGCCTTCGTCTGAAATGGCATCGACAAGTACAAAGAAATATAGCAAGCTGTTAAAGAAATGGCAGAAAATTAATTCCAAAGACATCTTTAGAGATCAAG GTGCACCCTCGAACCCTTCCGCCCCCTCGGATCTCCTCGACATCACGTGTCCAGAAGAGCTGCAAGGAGCGGAGGACGGCATACTGGTACAGATCCAGCTCGAGTCCGCCAACGAGCCCTGGGGCAAGAAGAAGACCGCCAGAAGAGGGAGGGCGGACGATGCTGCAGGGCCGTCCTCCTGCAAGAAACCGTGCGCGTCCGGTTTCCGAAAGCAGAGGGATATCGTTCAGAAGGGCGAATCGATTGAAATTTCAAGGCAGTGGGAGGAGACGTATGACTTCAGTCTGGACAGCAAGTTCCGGAAAAACGCTCGCGACGAGACAGTTTTGAGAGCATTGCATGG CCCTTGGGATTTCAAGATCAAGGACTCGGACGAAGAGATTCACCTCATCTTCCACATGTGGATAGGCCTCTTCTACAGCAAGTCCGCACCTCGTTTCTTTCACCTGGACTCGGACTTCTCTCCACCCGAGGAGGGCGTCGGCGTCGGAGGGTCAAAGTCTCCCCGGGACGTCCATTTACAACTCGCCGCCGCAGAGTTTTCAAAAGCCAGCGCAACGAGCACCCCTAGAGGAACGACTAACCCGATAGGAACCACCAGCATGTTCATGAAGGCCTTACCTCCGCGCATGCCGCCATTTGAATCCTTCGTGCTGCCGGCAGAAGATGTGTGCCCGAAGGCCTCCGGTTCACAGCCACAGCCTTGGCCTGAGAGCCCGTCGTGTGAGGTGTTGGACCTCTCTCTGAAAAGCTGCAAGGCTCTGGACCTGACATGTACCCCATCAAGCACCCCAGGAGTGGAGTCCGCCAGTGGTGAGGGTGGCAGCGGGCAGTCAGGCGAGGTCTACTGTGACGGGCCCTTGGATTTGCGAATTGAACCTGTCTGCGCCAGGGCACAACCTCAGTTGAAa GTTGGTGAAGAGACCTGCGATACTGTTGGAACTACGGATGAGAGCAAAAACACTACGACTGATACAATCTGTACAAACATTGACACTTCCTGTCCAAGTGACCTTTCTGAAAAGACAAAAGTGGACTTTTTTGATCGTCTCCGCGAGGATCAGAACCCTGTTGTCACACAGGATGGAGAGATTAAGTACAGATTCTTTATCCTGGCGACGTCTGAAGATCCCTTTTTCAGAGAAACAAAG